In Myxococcales bacterium, the DNA window GACGAGCCGGGGAACCACCTCGACGCCGACGGCGCCCGGGAGCTCTGCGCGGCGCTCGCGTCGTTCCGCGGGATCGCCGTCATCGTGTCGCACGATCGTGCCCTGCTCGACGCAATCACGCACACGACCCTCCGCATCGACGGCACGACGCTCACGCGCTGGGACGCTCCGTTTTCGTCGGCGAAAACCGAGTGGGAACGCGAGCTTGCGAGCCTCCGTGAGAGACGCGATCGAGAGCGCACCGAGCGCGATCGTCGGCGCGCGGCCGAGACCGTGGCCAAGGCCGCTCACGCCGGCGCCGTGGCCGAGACCAGCCGACGCGCGAGGATGAAATCTCCACGCGACGCGGACGGGCGCTCGGTCGGTGCGCAGTTCCGAGCCGACCGCGCGGCGAGCTCTCTGGGGCGCGCCACCGCGCGGGCGAGGGTGAGCGTCGAGCGCGCCGAGGCCAGCGTCGCTGCCGTCCGCGTACGGGAGCCCCTCGGGCGATCGATCTTCGTGCCGCACACGAGGTTCGAGCGGCCCCGCGTGCTCGCCCGTGAGCCCTTCACGCTGCGGCTCGGCCCACGCGAGCTCCACGTGCCGGCCCTGATCATGGCGCGCGGCGACAAGGTGCGCCTCGCGGGCGCGAACGGCGCCGGGAAGACGTCGCTCCTGACCGCGCTCTTCGGGGAGGCCGTGCGCCGGCCGAGGCTCGTCGAGGCCGACGTCACCTGCGTCCCGCAAGATCTCGGACCGAACGACGGCACGGCGGCCCTCCGGCACCTCGCGGGAGCCACGCGCGACCTGCGAGGCCGCATCTCGTCGTTGCTCGCGGCGCTCGGGGTTGTGCCCGAGCACGTGACCGCCCACGCGACCGGTGCGACGCTCTCCCCGGGCGAGCTCCGCAAGCTATGGCTCGCGCTCGCCCTCGTACGAAGCTCCTCGGTGCTCGTGCTGGACGAGCCGCAGAACGACCTCGATCTGCCGTCGGTGGAGCGGCTCGAGGAGGCGCTCGTGGCCTACCCCGGCGCGCTCGTGCTGGTCACGCACGACGCGACGCTCGCCGCGCGCACGACCCACGCCCGTTGGACCATCGAGGGAAACCGTGTAGAGCTCACGTAATGCGGCTCACGTCAGAATGCGCCGCCGAAGCCGAACGTCGCGCCCTGGGTCGAGGGGGCGAAGCTCGGCGCGAGGACGGGTTTTCCGTCCCAGCGTTTGGCCGTGAGCTTCGGCTCGCGAGGCTCCTTCGAAAGCACGGCCGCGTCCACGGCGACGGCGGCGAGCATACCTCCCACGACGCCCACGAACGCGGTGACGAGCGGCGCTCCGCAGAAGGAATCGCCTCCCCCGCGACAACCGTCGGCCAGCGCGCCGAGGCCGAGCCCGGTGAAGCCCCCGAGCACGGGCCCCACGGTGCGCATGCCGAGGCTCGCGCCGAACGCCCCGTAGTTGCCATGCGCGAGGTGTACGATCGGCGCTCCCAGGAAGTACGTCGACACCGAGGCGACGCCACCGACGGGCCCGGTCGCCGCGGCCGAGAAGCCCAAGAGCACCGCCGCCGTATCGGTGAGCAAGGTCTGGTAGCCGTACCAACGGCTGCCCGACGACGCGCGCGCACCCTCGGCCCCACACCCCGAAGGAGACTCCGTGCATCCTGCACCGAGCGTGAGCGTGGGCTGCTGCGCGCGCGGCGCCTCTTGCGGGGCCACGGTGGGCGAGGGAGCGGGAGCGAGGACGGGCGCGGGCACCGCCGAGGGATCCGGCGAGGCCGGGGGCGCGACCTCGACCTCCTCATCGGCGTGGGCAGCGCTCGACACGAGGACCGCCGCGAGGACCATCGACCCAGAGAGGAACGTGGTGAGATTCTTCATGCCTCGACGTATTGCAACCGTCGATCCATCGAAAAGTCCCGAGAAAACTGCCGCATCCTACATTCTCGCCCCCGGGGTCTCTCCCCCACGGCGCGGCACAGACTGGCACACGAATCGGGGATCAGCCTAGGGCCAGGTCGAACGCGCGCCCCTCACGGGCCGAGTCCACCGGGACCTCGAGGGCCGCGCCGGCGCCGGCCGCACGAACCGTGAGGGATACACGCTCCGAGTCGGCGATCCACGGCAGGATGCAGAGCCCTTGGGCGTGTCTCGCGCGGTACGCCCGGCGGAGCCCCGAGGGGTGCCAGACGGCATCGACCTCGACGAGAGCGGGGAGCTCGGCGCCTTTGCGCGCTCGGACGACGACCGGAGGCACGGGCGCACGGCTGCGAAAGAGCTGTCGCAGAAATTCGAGCATGCCGGTTCCGATGCGTAGGCCACCGAACGCATTCACGATTTCGCGACGCTGCGCCGACGCTCAGGTGCGCGCGAGACTCAGAGCTTCGTGAGGCCGAAGAACCGGGCGGCGCCTCGCGCGGCGCAAGCGCCCACGTCGAGCGCGTAGGCGGCGGGGCTGCCGCACGGCGCGTCGGTGCCGCGCGTCGCCATCGGGGTGCCGTGGCCCATGCCGGCCACGACGTCGAGCTCGACCCGGGTCTTCCCCGCTCCGTCGTGGAAGGCCTTCGTGCTCACGGCGCCGTCGCGCGTCTCCGCGTCGGGGGTCGCGTCGATGCCGGCGACGTTGGTCCACTGGAGCACGAGCGAGTCGGCGTTCTGCGGCTTCACGACCGGGTCGACGTCACCTTGCCAGATTTGAACGCGCACGTTGGCGCCGGGCGTGGCCGCGGCTCGGACGAGATCTCCCCACGCTTGCGCCGAGAGTGTCTTCGGTGTGCTCGAGCACGAGTACCCTTCGAGCGCGCTCGTGGCGCATCCGTACGGGATGCCTGCCTGGAGGCTCGCGGCGTCGAACACCTCGGGGTACGCGGACAGGGCCGCGGCCGCCATCGCGCCACCGGCCGAGAGCCCCGCGACGAACACCTGCGTCGCTCCGAAGCGGGCCTTTGCGTCGTTCGCGAGCGCGGCGATCGAGGCGAGCTCACCCTTGCCGCGCGCGGCGTGGTCTCTCGTGTACCAGCGGAAGCAGGTCGTCGCGTCGTTCGTGGTCGATTGCTCGGGGTACACCGCCACGAACCCGTACGCCTTCGCGGCGTCCGAGAAGCCCGCGCGCGCCATGTCGGCGGCGCGCTGCGTGCACCCGTGCAGCACGACGACCACGGCCTTCGCGGGGTTGCCCGCCGGGGCCTCGACGAACGCCGAGAGGCCACCCGGGTTCTCGGAGGGCATCGGGTACGTGCGGTACGAGAAGGCCTCGAGCGCGCCCCCGTCGGTCGTGGGGAGCGGGCCCGCGTCGCCAGGCGGAGGGACCACCACGGCGCCATCGGGGAGCACGATCGCCCCGCCGTCCGCCGCAGGGGTGCTCGCGTCGTCTTCGACGCGCGGCGTGGACGTGCTGCCGCAGGCCACGAGGGTTGCCACCACGGCGAAGAAAGGAAGGGCACGCTTCATGGGCGCACACCATGCCACCCGCCCCACGATGGTGCAATGCACCACGCCAAAATGAGCGCGTTCTGGCTCGATTCACTGGGTTACAGGCACCCACATGGTGCAGCGCAAGATATCCCATGAGCCCCGGCCACGAGGTACGGTGACACCATGCCCCCGACCTTCGCCCGCGCTGTCGCGATCTCGGTCACCGTCGCTGCCCTGACCGCGGCTCCCTGCGCGCGTGCCGACGAGCCCGAGACGAAGTGGCGCGGCGCCGTGGCCGCGGGCACCGAGCTCCCGATGTCGGTCGGCGTCCGAGGGCAGGTCGAGGCGCCGTTCCGCGTGCGCCTCTCGACGACGCTCGGCGTGCTCCCGGGGCCGTACGTCTCGGCGATCAACGGGTTCCTCGTGGGCATCGGCGCGTATGGCGACGACACCGCGACGCTCGTGAAGTCGACCTTGTCGTCGTCCCTCATTTGGCGCACGCACGTCGGGTATCGGCCCTTCGCGAAGCACGGCTTCACCGTGGAGGGAGGCTACGGCCTCGTCACGCTCGGAGGCGGCGCCACGCAGGCGACGCTCGTCACGGCCCTGACCGGGAGAGAGGCGCCGAACGCGAACGACGAGAAGACCTACTCGGCGCGCTCGACGCTCCACATGCTCGACGTCGAGCTCGGGTGGGAGTGGGAGGTCGTGCGCCACCTCTTCGCGAGGGTCGCGCTCGGAGGCGCGTTCACCGTGGGCTCGTCGACCACGATCACCCCGGATTTCCAGCCTCGCGCGCCGCGCCTCACGACGGCGTTCGCGAGCTACGGCGAGGCCTACCTGGACGACGTCTACACGTCGTACGTCTTCACACCCGTCGCCTCCGTGTGGGCCGGGTACGCGTTCTAGATCTCCGTTGACGGGGCGTAGCCTTCGAGAAACGATGAGAGGTTCGTCGGTCGAGCCGACTCAGGGAGGACACCATGCGGGGTAGGTTCGTGTTCGTTGGGGCAACGTGCGCCATCGCGGTCGCGGCGGCGTGCACGGGTGACGACGCCATCTTCACCGGAGGGCCGGACGCGGGCACGGGCGACGTCCCGGTCGTACCCACGACCACGCCCACCACGCCGCCCCGGCCAGACGCCGCGCTCCCCATGGACGCGACCCCGCAGGAGGACGCCACGGCCGACGCGTGGTCGGACGCACAGAGCGACGCCGCGGGAGATGCCGCGCCTCCCCTCGGCCTCGGCCCCGACGGCGTCATCCGAGGCCTTATCACGCTCCGCCTGAGCTACGTGGGGCGTCTCCCCGAGGCGAGCACGCTGTGCCCCGCCTACGCGACGGTCGTCAATGGGTGCTGCGTCTGGTCGGGGAATATCCTCAGTCCCTCCGTCATCTACGCGGCCACACTCAGCCCTCCAAATGCAGCGGGGACATACAGGAGCGTCGCCATCAGCATCGACGGCATCCGAAGTGGAGCGTTCACCTCCATCGGCCTGACCGTGCTCGCTCCACCAGGGGTTTATGAAGCGCAGGTCTCGGGCGGTCCCGCGGTGCGGGCCTACCTCGAGCTCATGCACCAGA includes these proteins:
- a CDS encoding ABC-F family ATP-binding cassette domain-containing protein encodes the protein MHIHLSKVAIERARPLIAEVTLTLGRGLYGLVGENGAGKTSLLRVLGGLDSPTSGHVAFVPGDMRVHLVDQTTHVDEARTTELAASTTRDAARLRAALRLEPRGLGAPLSPGERRRWQIGVALYDAPDVLLLDEPGNHLDADGARELCAALASFRGIAVIVSHDRALLDAITHTTLRIDGTTLTRWDAPFSSAKTEWERELASLRERRDRERTERDRRRAAETVAKAAHAGAVAETSRRARMKSPRDADGRSVGAQFRADRAASSLGRATARARVSVERAEASVAAVRVREPLGRSIFVPHTRFERPRVLAREPFTLRLGPRELHVPALIMARGDKVRLAGANGAGKTSLLTALFGEAVRRPRLVEADVTCVPQDLGPNDGTAALRHLAGATRDLRGRISSLLAALGVVPEHVTAHATGATLSPGELRKLWLALALVRSSSVLVLDEPQNDLDLPSVERLEEALVAYPGALVLVTHDATLAARTTHARWTIEGNRVELT
- a CDS encoding PHB depolymerase family esterase; this translates as MKRALPFFAVVATLVACGSTSTPRVEDDASTPAADGGAIVLPDGAVVVPPPGDAGPLPTTDGGALEAFSYRTYPMPSENPGGLSAFVEAPAGNPAKAVVVVLHGCTQRAADMARAGFSDAAKAYGFVAVYPEQSTTNDATTCFRWYTRDHAARGKGELASIAALANDAKARFGATQVFVAGLSAGGAMAAAALSAYPEVFDAASLQAGIPYGCATSALEGYSCSSTPKTLSAQAWGDLVRAAATPGANVRVQIWQGDVDPVVKPQNADSLVLQWTNVAGIDATPDAETRDGAVSTKAFHDGAGKTRVELDVVAGMGHGTPMATRGTDAPCGSPAAYALDVGACAARGAARFFGLTKL